GGCAGGGAATGATGATCATACGGAATGAAGGTATACTGGAAATGTAACCAGCAGAATCCGGAAGTTATATTGAAAGGATCTCCATAAAAAAACCAGCCTGAAACGGCTGGTTTTTTTATGGATTCTGGTCGATCGACCGGGCAAAAAAATTTCCTGTTCTGAAAATAACCGCTAATTTAGGTGCCGGTATCATTCGTAACCTGTCCTGTTTTTTCCTCCTTATTTTTGCATTACCAAAACAACGCTAAACCCAGATGCAGGACAGATCCCTTCAAAAACATTGGTTCAAACAAATAGCCGAAGGCGATGAAACTGCTTTCAGGAGCCTGTTTGAAACCTACTGGGACCACCTGTATACTGTTGCCATGCTGCTTACAAAATCTGAAACGCTCTCGGAAGATATCGTACAGGAAACCTTTCTTAAAGTTTGGAATAAACGAAGGGAATTGCCTGAGGTAGATAAGCCGGAAGGATATTTGTTTATCATTGCACGTAATCAGATATATAATTTGATGAAGCAGCAGCAGCGTGAGATCAAATATCGCAAATATGTGCTCGATTGGTTCGAAGCTGCCAATGAAACTCCCGAGAATGACCTCCTGTTCAAAGAATCCTCACAATTGCTTCACCGGGCTATAGGACAATTAAGCAGCCACCAGCAAACGGTTTACAAGCTCACACGCGAACAGGGACTGAGCTATGAAGAAACTGCCAGAACCCTGAACATTTCTACGAGCACTGTTCGTAATCATATGGTGAATTCCCTCAAAATTATCCGGGAGTACCTTAAAACCCACACATCTCCGCTGGTATTCACTATTGCCATGCTGGAAACATTGAAATAATTTATCGTTCCCCTTTTTGTCTATAATTGTTGCTGGTATTGAGTTGTAGAGGAGGGGGGTGTGAAAATTCCTTAAAGGCCGGTGTGATTTCCGCATCTTTTCTTAAAAAAATTAGTAATTCCCGTAGACCTCAAACTTTAATCGATTGTCTTTATTATGATGAAGAATTTTGAGCAATTATTTGAAGGCTGGATGGCCGGTACACTTTCAAAGGAAGAGGTCAATGTATTCCTCGACCGGTTGGAACAGACCTCTGCCTATCCAAACCTGATCGATGCTGCACTGGATAATTCCGAACACAAAGGACTTGGCAATGTTGAGTTGAT
This portion of the Pseudobacter ginsenosidimutans genome encodes:
- a CDS encoding RNA polymerase sigma factor, with protein sequence MQDRSLQKHWFKQIAEGDETAFRSLFETYWDHLYTVAMLLTKSETLSEDIVQETFLKVWNKRRELPEVDKPEGYLFIIARNQIYNLMKQQQREIKYRKYVLDWFEAANETPENDLLFKESSQLLHRAIGQLSSHQQTVYKLTREQGLSYEETARTLNISTSTVRNHMVNSLKIIREYLKTHTSPLVFTIAMLETLK